One Phycisphaerae bacterium RAS2 DNA window includes the following coding sequences:
- a CDS encoding Putative anti-sigma factor antagonist — translation MSGLQCQVRRHDKGFVARLAGTFGSAEAGTLDQELVPALGAAPGRVILDLSGLEMLGSAGVGAMLKLRRKVDEAGGKLVLADVPENIMKILEFSELHRVFTTAMSVDSAMHD, via the coding sequence GTGAGTGGGCTTCAATGTCAGGTGCGTCGTCACGACAAGGGATTCGTGGCGCGGTTGGCGGGAACGTTCGGCTCCGCGGAGGCGGGCACGCTGGACCAGGAGTTGGTTCCGGCGCTGGGAGCCGCGCCGGGTCGAGTCATCCTCGATCTGTCCGGGCTGGAGATGCTCGGCAGCGCCGGGGTCGGCGCGATGCTCAAGCTGCGCCGCAAGGTGGACGAAGCCGGCGGCAAGCTCGTGCTGGCCGACGTGCCGGAGAACATCATGAAGATCCTTGAGTTCTCCGAATTGCATCGTGTGTTCACGACAGCCATGTCGGTGGACAGCGCGATGCATGATTAG
- a CDS encoding Calcineurin-like phosphoesterase superfamily domain protein, with translation MPANPTRRELLKAAVAGAATAAIDPLAPIARAMELAGAGGNGDQTGAPRGSATAARPQAFRFVHFTDIHLTTERHGDKGFAAALKAAGALKPKPDFILTGGDLIWDALEVDREKARAQFALFKKVLADHIDLPAYHTIGNHDILGWSEKSGLKPDAAGYGKALYCDELGLPRTWHTFAHKGWRFFCLDNLQPGGTTRYPYQGFVDGEQFDWLKAEFGATDPATPIITCEHIPTVSATPYGHDHLIDGIHWKLQNSLICSDGPKRLPLYQTRNVQLCLSGHIHERDRCELNGITFINDGAVCAKWWKGPHRGVEEGFGIIDVRPDGTFLHQYFDYGWQAVETDSQP, from the coding sequence ATGCCCGCCAATCCAACTCGACGCGAATTACTGAAAGCTGCCGTCGCCGGGGCTGCGACCGCTGCGATTGATCCGCTCGCGCCGATCGCGCGGGCGATGGAATTGGCCGGCGCAGGAGGAAACGGCGATCAAACCGGTGCACCGCGAGGGAGCGCCACCGCCGCGCGGCCGCAGGCCTTTCGATTCGTCCACTTCACCGACATCCACCTCACGACCGAGCGGCACGGCGACAAGGGTTTCGCCGCGGCGCTCAAGGCAGCGGGCGCGCTGAAGCCCAAGCCCGATTTCATCCTCACCGGCGGCGACCTTATCTGGGACGCGCTGGAAGTCGACCGCGAAAAGGCCCGCGCGCAGTTCGCGCTCTTCAAGAAAGTCCTCGCCGACCACATCGACCTGCCGGCTTACCACACCATCGGCAACCATGACATCCTCGGCTGGTCGGAGAAGAGCGGCCTCAAGCCCGACGCCGCCGGCTACGGCAAGGCGCTTTATTGCGACGAGCTGGGGCTGCCTCGAACGTGGCACACCTTTGCGCACAAAGGCTGGCGGTTCTTCTGTCTCGACAATCTCCAGCCCGGCGGCACGACCCGCTACCCCTACCAGGGCTTCGTCGATGGCGAACAATTCGACTGGCTGAAGGCCGAGTTCGGCGCGACCGACCCGGCCACGCCGATCATCACCTGCGAGCACATCCCGACTGTCTCCGCAACGCCCTACGGCCACGATCATCTGATCGACGGCATCCACTGGAAGCTGCAAAACTCGCTCATTTGCAGCGACGGGCCGAAGCGCTTGCCGCTCTACCAGACGCGCAACGTGCAACTGTGTCTGTCGGGGCACATTCACGAGCGCGACCGGTGCGAGTTGAACGGCATCACGTTCATCAACGACGGCGCGGTCTGCGCCAAGTGGTGGAAGGGGCCGCACCGCGGCGTCGAGGAGGGCTTCGGCATCATCGACGTGCGCCCCGACGGAACATTTTTACATCAGTATTTCGATTACGGCTGGCAGGCGGTTGAGACCGATTCGCAACCGTGA
- the ruvB gene encoding Holliday junction ATP-dependent DNA helicase RuvB, with the protein MPRERIISAEAADDTREETVNWALRPRRLDECIGQRQVIEQLRIALAAATKRREPLEHVLLDGPPGLGKTTLAHVIAEEMGVADRIRVTSGPAITRQGELMSTLTNLDEGDVLFIDEIHRLNTVVEEFLYPAMEDFRVDYTIEGGLGGRTVNFQLKRFTLIGATTRAGMLSAALRDRFGLRYHLDFYSADDLVEILRRSAEKLDAPAEPGALAAIAARSRGTPRVANRLLRRARDYAQVRANGKLSAAVVQQALAIEEIDELGLDKLDRAFLAALIDVYQCGPAGIEALAATMGQDRDTLEDVVEPFLLQIGFVTRTRQGRCATQAACLHLKRPYTPAQSTMGAAPNETAPLFEA; encoded by the coding sequence ATGCCGCGCGAACGAATCATATCCGCCGAGGCCGCCGACGACACCCGCGAGGAGACGGTCAACTGGGCCCTCCGCCCGCGCCGGCTCGACGAGTGCATCGGCCAGCGTCAGGTGATCGAGCAGCTTCGCATCGCCCTTGCGGCTGCGACGAAGCGCCGCGAACCGCTCGAACATGTCCTCCTCGACGGCCCACCCGGCCTAGGCAAGACCACGCTCGCGCACGTTATCGCGGAAGAAATGGGCGTCGCCGACCGAATCCGCGTCACCAGCGGCCCGGCCATCACGCGCCAGGGCGAGCTGATGAGCACGCTGACCAACCTCGACGAGGGCGACGTGCTGTTCATCGACGAGATTCACCGGCTGAACACCGTTGTAGAAGAGTTCCTCTACCCCGCGATGGAAGACTTCCGCGTCGACTACACCATCGAGGGCGGCCTCGGCGGTCGCACCGTGAACTTTCAACTCAAGCGCTTCACGCTCATCGGCGCGACGACGCGCGCGGGGATGCTCTCCGCGGCGCTGCGCGACCGCTTCGGGCTGCGCTATCACCTCGACTTCTACTCGGCGGACGATCTCGTGGAGATACTCCGGCGCTCGGCCGAAAAGCTCGATGCCCCGGCCGAGCCGGGCGCGCTGGCAGCCATTGCCGCGAGGTCGCGCGGCACCCCGCGCGTCGCCAATCGGCTGCTGCGCCGCGCGCGGGACTACGCCCAGGTGCGTGCAAACGGGAAATTGAGCGCGGCGGTCGTGCAGCAGGCGCTGGCCATCGAGGAGATCGACGAACTGGGGCTGGACAAGCTCGATCGCGCGTTTCTGGCGGCGCTGATTGACGTTTACCAGTGCGGGCCAGCCGGCATTGAAGCCCTCGCCGCCACAATGGGACAGGATCGTGACACTCTGGAGGACGTGGTCGAGCCGTTTCTGCTTCAGATCGGCTTTGTCACGCGCACGCGGCAGGGCCGCTGCGCGACACAAGCCGCCTGCCTGCACCTGAAACGGCCGTACACGCCGGCGCAAAGCACAATGGGGGCTGCGCCGAACGAAACCGCGCCATTGTTTGAGGCGTGA
- the ruvA gene encoding Holliday junction ATP-dependent DNA helicase RuvA: MIVKLRGTLTDAGDESVVIEHDGLAREVLVPAYALPELAASRGGTIQLHTLEYLEGNAAGGNLTPRMIGFMHAEDRVFFRQLITVKGVGVRKALRALAAPAAQIAAFIESGDAAALARLPGIGKRMAEQIIAELRGKLREHALAAGGIPPAAAGPFTPQQRDAIEIIVAWGDSRTDAERWIARAAQLHGDIAAPDEWVKAAYRIRAGAER; the protein is encoded by the coding sequence ATGATCGTTAAGCTGCGCGGCACACTGACCGACGCCGGCGACGAGTCCGTCGTCATCGAGCATGACGGCCTCGCTCGCGAAGTGCTCGTGCCGGCCTACGCGCTGCCGGAGCTGGCCGCGTCGCGCGGGGGCACGATTCAACTCCACACACTGGAGTACCTCGAAGGCAATGCCGCCGGCGGCAACCTGACGCCGCGCATGATCGGTTTCATGCATGCCGAAGATCGCGTGTTCTTTCGACAACTCATTACCGTCAAGGGCGTCGGCGTGCGCAAGGCGCTCCGGGCGCTGGCGGCCCCCGCCGCTCAAATCGCCGCATTCATCGAGTCGGGCGATGCCGCTGCGCTGGCACGGCTGCCCGGCATCGGCAAGCGCATGGCCGAGCAGATCATCGCCGAACTGCGCGGCAAGCTGCGCGAGCACGCACTCGCCGCCGGCGGCATTCCGCCCGCGGCCGCCGGCCCGTTCACGCCGCAGCAGCGCGACGCGATTGAGATCATCGTCGCCTGGGGCGACAGTCGCACGGATGCCGAGCGGTGGATCGCCCGCGCCGCGCAGCTCCACGGCGACATCGCCGCGCCCGATGAGTGGGTGAAAGCCGCCTATCGCATTCGCGCCGGCGCGGAACGCTGA
- the ruvC gene encoding Crossover junction endodeoxyribonuclease RuvC has product MATRMTAAHRAASLVLGIDPGLNCTGYAILAASPGSLAPRVVDAGVIRTAANRPLAERLAEIDAGLNEILAEHRVRLVAVEELYAHYKHPRTAILMGHARGVILLAAARRGIAVASLPATAVKKTLTGNGHASKIQMQRAIASTFKLRSMPEPADVADAMAIAWCAAMSAAPRVEARGADLNDASRSRGREAPVRRGRTLRAAVATLRRDSDKRHAAGA; this is encoded by the coding sequence ATGGCGACTCGAATGACCGCCGCCCATCGCGCCGCCTCGCTGGTTCTCGGGATTGACCCCGGTCTGAATTGCACCGGCTATGCGATCCTCGCGGCGTCGCCCGGCTCGCTCGCTCCGCGCGTCGTCGATGCCGGCGTCATTCGTACCGCTGCCAACCGGCCGCTCGCTGAACGGCTGGCCGAAATCGACGCAGGCCTGAATGAGATTCTCGCCGAGCACCGCGTTCGCCTTGTCGCCGTCGAAGAGCTGTACGCGCACTACAAACACCCGCGCACCGCGATTCTCATGGGCCACGCGCGCGGCGTGATCCTGCTCGCCGCCGCACGGCGCGGCATCGCCGTCGCCAGCCTTCCCGCGACCGCCGTGAAGAAGACGCTCACCGGCAACGGCCACGCGAGCAAGATTCAGATGCAACGCGCCATCGCATCCACGTTCAAGCTGCGAAGCATGCCCGAGCCGGCCGACGTGGCCGATGCGATGGCCATTGCGTGGTGCGCCGCCATGAGCGCCGCTCCGCGAGTCGAAGCCCGAGGGGCGGACTTGAATGATGCGTCAAGATCGCGCGGTCGAGAAGCGCCGGTTCGTCGAGGACGCACCCTCCGGGCCGCGGTCGCGACGTTGAGGCGGGATTCCGACAAGCGCCACGCGGCAGGAGCCTGA
- the cysS gene encoding Cysteine--tRNA ligase: protein MTLRVYNTLSGEKELFEPVIPGLVSIYLCGPTVYKPAHIGHAVGPVIFDVIKRYLTHKGYKVTWIVNVTDVEDKLIAQAAQQGTSVMQLARSLEQQYVEVLNTLGVRAIDHMPRASEHIAEIIAHIQQLIANDAAYAVDGDVYFDVSKDADYGKLSRRKAEEQHAGTREGLVRGGKRNPGDFALWKAAKPEEPDDVKYDSPWGKGRPGWHIECSAMAMKYLGETFDIHGGGLDLKFPHHENEIAQAESATCKPFARFWLHNGLTRFNTKKISKSDPEFEKVMASLQLVNLLKQHPPELLRFLILQSQYRSPIDFSDATLEAARTGLSTFHRLLERLHRATEHDPYQPAGDIDRLTEPALQGHSLALIDDMLKARIRFLEAMDDDFNTAGAIGVLFDIAGLINRFLDATRLETSEDKSARGIAVDAAGTFITLGRLLGLFEQPPMTKSVGDDKTAKLVELLIEVRNQARQAKQFQIADHVRKQLTALGITLEDRPDGTLWRLE, encoded by the coding sequence ATGACGCTACGTGTCTACAACACCCTCTCCGGCGAGAAGGAACTCTTCGAACCGGTCATCCCCGGCCTTGTCAGCATCTACCTGTGCGGCCCCACGGTCTACAAACCCGCGCACATCGGTCACGCCGTCGGCCCCGTCATCTTCGATGTCATCAAGCGCTACCTGACCCACAAGGGCTACAAGGTCACCTGGATCGTCAATGTCACCGACGTGGAGGACAAGCTGATCGCCCAGGCCGCCCAACAGGGCACGTCGGTCATGCAACTAGCTCGCAGCCTTGAGCAGCAGTACGTGGAGGTCTTGAACACGCTCGGCGTCCGCGCGATCGACCACATGCCGCGCGCCAGCGAACACATCGCCGAGATCATCGCGCACATCCAGCAGCTCATCGCCAACGACGCAGCCTATGCCGTCGACGGCGACGTCTATTTCGACGTGAGCAAGGACGCCGACTACGGCAAGCTCTCGCGCCGAAAGGCCGAAGAGCAGCACGCCGGCACGCGCGAGGGACTCGTCCGCGGCGGCAAGCGCAACCCCGGCGACTTCGCCCTGTGGAAGGCCGCAAAGCCCGAAGAACCCGACGACGTGAAATACGATTCGCCGTGGGGCAAGGGCCGACCCGGCTGGCACATCGAGTGCTCCGCCATGGCGATGAAATACCTCGGCGAGACATTTGACATCCACGGCGGCGGATTGGATCTCAAGTTTCCGCATCACGAAAATGAAATCGCGCAGGCCGAGTCGGCCACCTGCAAGCCCTTCGCGCGATTCTGGCTGCACAACGGCCTGACGCGATTCAACACCAAGAAGATTTCCAAGAGCGATCCCGAATTCGAAAAGGTCATGGCGTCGCTGCAACTGGTGAACCTGCTGAAGCAGCACCCGCCGGAGCTGCTGCGCTTTCTCATTCTCCAGTCGCAGTATCGTTCGCCGATCGACTTTTCCGACGCGACGCTCGAAGCCGCCCGGACCGGTCTGTCCACGTTCCACCGCCTCCTGGAGCGCCTGCACCGCGCAACCGAGCACGACCCCTATCAGCCTGCCGGCGACATCGATCGCCTCACCGAGCCGGCGCTGCAGGGCCACTCGCTCGCGCTGATTGATGACATGCTCAAGGCACGAATCCGCTTCCTCGAGGCCATGGACGACGACTTCAACACCGCCGGCGCGATCGGAGTGCTGTTTGATATCGCCGGCCTGATCAATCGCTTCCTCGATGCAACGCGGCTGGAGACGAGCGAAGACAAGTCCGCCCGGGGCATTGCCGTCGACGCCGCCGGAACCTTCATCACGCTTGGCCGGTTGCTGGGTCTGTTTGAACAACCGCCAATGACGAAGTCGGTGGGCGACGACAAGACGGCCAAGCTCGTCGAACTGCTGATCGAGGTCCGCAATCAGGCGCGACAGGCCAAGCAGTTTCAAATCGCCGACCACGTGCGCAAACAACTGACCGCCCTGGGCATCACGCTCGAAGACCGACCGGACGGAACCCTATGGCGACTCGAATGA
- the ispF gene encoding 2-C-methyl-D-erythritol 2,4-cyclodiphosphate synthase: MNDTPIHRVGIGTDLHRLAPGGPLTLGGLKLPIDQHLVGHSDADLVLHAVTDAILGAAGLPDIGEHFPDTDPANAAADSTRFLTHALAVAASRGLAPANVDVVIHAERPKLSPHKAAIRANVAALLGISEDRVSIKAKTNEGVDAIGRGEAMGCTCVVGMTHRIRA; this comes from the coding sequence ATGAATGACACTCCCATCCACCGCGTCGGCATCGGCACCGATCTGCACCGCCTTGCGCCCGGGGGGCCGCTTACGCTCGGCGGACTCAAGCTGCCCATCGACCAGCATCTCGTCGGCCACAGCGACGCCGACCTCGTGCTGCACGCCGTCACCGACGCCATCCTCGGCGCGGCCGGCCTGCCGGACATCGGCGAGCACTTTCCCGATACCGACCCGGCGAACGCCGCCGCCGACAGCACGCGCTTTCTCACGCACGCCCTCGCCGTCGCCGCGTCGCGCGGCCTCGCACCGGCCAACGTCGATGTCGTGATTCACGCCGAACGGCCAAAGCTCTCGCCGCACAAAGCCGCCATCCGCGCCAACGTCGCTGCCCTGCTCGGAATCTCCGAAGATCGCGTCAGCATCAAAGCCAAAACCAACGAGGGCGTCGACGCCATCGGCCGCGGCGAGGCAATGGGCTGCACGTGCGTGGTCGGCATGACGCACCGCATCCGCGCGTGA
- the dapF gene encoding Diaminopimelate epimerase — translation MRFDFTKMHGLGNDYVYVDAFRHPIPVEQHAPLARAVSDRHRGIGSDGLILIGPPQPGVPADVRMEMYNADGSRGEMCGNGIRCVAKYAVDHALAGREQSGGDTRTIRIETDRGVLETTCFLRDGRVERVRVDMGPPILAPCEIPVDLGGTASLSQVERCIKQPLQVGSERLTMTCVSMGNPHAVFFVEDVAAIDLKHIGPLIERHAAFPNRVNAHFAQVISPREVTMRTWERGSGITKACGTGACAVLVAGVLEDRLDASALLHLPGGDLEIEWMHDPSTDPSRRNQAAKRATSTSGQNWPGSDNQQPSPNHVYKTGPAVEVFSGVWPRDEDA, via the coding sequence ATGAGATTTGATTTCACCAAGATGCACGGCCTCGGAAACGACTACGTCTACGTAGACGCGTTTCGCCATCCGATCCCCGTCGAGCAACATGCGCCGCTGGCTCGCGCCGTGAGCGATCGTCATCGCGGCATCGGCTCGGACGGCCTCATCTTGATCGGCCCGCCGCAGCCTGGCGTGCCCGCCGATGTGCGCATGGAGATGTACAACGCCGACGGCTCGCGCGGCGAAATGTGCGGCAACGGCATCCGCTGCGTCGCCAAGTACGCCGTCGATCACGCGCTGGCCGGGCGAGAGCAGAGCGGCGGCGACACGCGAACGATTCGCATCGAAACCGACCGCGGCGTGCTGGAGACAACGTGCTTTCTGCGCGATGGTCGCGTCGAGCGGGTGCGTGTTGACATGGGGCCGCCGATTCTCGCCCCGTGCGAGATTCCCGTTGATCTCGGCGGCACGGCCTCGCTTTCCCAGGTCGAGCGCTGCATCAAACAGCCGCTGCAAGTCGGTAGCGAGCGCCTCACGATGACCTGTGTCTCGATGGGCAATCCCCACGCGGTCTTCTTCGTCGAGGATGTCGCCGCGATTGACCTGAAACACATCGGCCCGCTCATCGAGCGGCACGCGGCCTTTCCCAATCGCGTCAACGCCCACTTCGCGCAGGTCATCTCGCCGCGCGAAGTCACGATGCGCACCTGGGAGCGCGGAAGCGGCATCACGAAGGCCTGCGGCACCGGCGCCTGCGCCGTGCTTGTCGCCGGCGTGCTGGAAGATCGGCTCGATGCGAGTGCACTGCTGCATTTGCCCGGTGGCGATCTGGAAATCGAATGGATGCACGATCCCTCAACCGATCCGAGCCGCCGCAATCAAGCGGCGAAGCGCGCGACATCCACTTCGGGCCAAAACTGGCCCGGCTCGGACAATCAACAACCATCGCCGAATCATGTTTACAAAACCGGTCCGGCGGTAGAGGTCTTCAGCGGTGTCTGGCCGCGCGACGAGGATGCGTGA